In the genome of Pongo pygmaeus isolate AG05252 chromosome 9, NHGRI_mPonPyg2-v2.0_pri, whole genome shotgun sequence, one region contains:
- the LOC129007443 gene encoding olfactory receptor 5G3, giving the protein MEGKNQTVVTEFLLLGLTDHPYQKIVLFFMFFFVYLITLGGNLGMITFIWIDPRLHTPMYFFLRHLSFVDMCSSSSVAPKMLSNIFAEKKGITFLGCAAQMWFFGLFEATECFLLAAMAYDRYVAICKPLFYMLIMSQQVCMQLVVGPYAMALISTMTHTIFTFCLPFCGSNIINHFFCDIFPLLSLACADIWVNKFVLFVLAGAIGVLSGLTIMVSYICILMTVLKIQTADGKQKSFSTCFSHLAAVSILYETLFLIYARPSSSSSLGINKVISLFYTVVIPMVNPLIYNLRNKEVKDAFRRKFERKKFIIGR; this is encoded by the coding sequence ATGGAAGGTAAGAACCAGACAGTAGTGACTGAATTTCTCTTATTGGGCCTCACAGATCATCCCTATCAGAAGATTGTTCTcttcttcatgtttttctttgtttatcttATCACCCTGGGAGGTAACTTGGGGATGATCACTTTCATATGGATTGATCCCAGACTCCACACTCCTATGTACTTTTTTCTTAGGCACTTGTCCTTTGTAGATATGTGTTCCTCTTCTTCTGTTGCCCCTAAGATGCTGTCTAATATCTTTGCAGAGAAAAAAGGCATCACTTTTCTGGGTTGTGCTGCACAGATGTGGTTCTTTGGTCTCTTTGAGGCAACTGAGTGTTTTCTCCTGGCCGCCATGGCATATGACCGGtatgtggccatctgcaagccctTGTTCTATATGCTCATTATGTCTCAGCAGGTCTGTATGCAGCTGGTGGTAGGGCCTTATGCCATGGCTCTTATAAGCACCATGACTCATACAATTTTCACTTTTTGCTTACCCTTTTGTGGTTCAAATATTATCAATCACTttttctgtgatatttttccaCTGCTTTCCCTAGCATGTGCAGACATCTGGGTGAATAAATTTGTGCTGTTTGTCTTGGCTGGAGCTATAGGAGTACTCAGTGGTCTGACCATCATGGTCTCCTATATTTGCATCCTGATGACAGTCTTGAAGATCCAGACTGCTGATGGGAAGCAAAAATCTTTCTCCACCTGTTTTTCTCACCTTGCAGCTGTCTCCATCCTGTATGAGACTCTTTTCTTGATTTATGCTCGGCCAAGTTCAAGTTCCTCCCTGGGTATCAATAAAGTGATTTCTCTATTTTATACTGTGGTAATCCCCATGGTTAACCCCCTTATTTACAACTTGAGGaataaggaggtgaaagatgcattcagaagaaaatttgaaaggaaaaaatttatTATAGGTAGGTAA